Proteins from a single region of Artemia franciscana chromosome 20, ASM3288406v1, whole genome shotgun sequence:
- the LOC136040069 gene encoding uncharacterized protein LOC136040069 isoform X1, translating into MNFFALSKIRVLFKLIEIVLAIVNIGVIRDHFVLGWMPLALMYGYSPDPRYDLREKDQIYAPYVDLSFLAIFTVSGQILIILPLLVLHIWKEKVCKYLESIYLFVLALMSIVSGGLVINAFGKDKHSLFVRKEEKDAFFAFGSIMIITGIMYIFDLIVTLREREGQQQKEPTMESGQSL; encoded by the exons ATGAATTTCTTCGCTTTGTCGAAAATAAGAGTGTTATTCAAGCTCATAGAGAtt GTTTTAGCGATTGTAAATATAGGTGTCATAAGAGATCATTTTGTCCTTGGCTGGATGCCGCTTGCCTTGATGTATGGATATTCTCCTGATCCTAGATATGACCTCAGAGAAAAGGATCAGATATACGCCCCCTATGTGGATCTAAGTTTCTTAGCAATTTTCACTGTTAGTGGTcaaattcttattattttaccTCTGCTTGTGCTACACATTTGGAAAGAAAAAGTATGCAAGTATCTT GAAAGTATATACTTGTTCGTCCTTGCTTTAATGTCAATAGTATCTGGAGGATTAGTTATCAATGCATTTGGTAAGGACAAGCACTCATTGTTTGtaaggaaagaagaaaaagatgcaTTTTTTGCTTTTGGG TCCATAATGATCATCACCGGGATCATGTACATTTTCGACTTGATAGTGACGTTGAGAGAACGAGAAggacaacaacaaaaagaaccAACAATGGAGAGTGGTCAAAGTCTTTAG
- the LOC136040069 gene encoding uncharacterized protein LOC136040069 isoform X2: protein MNFFALSKIRVLFKLIEIVLAIVNIGVIRDHFVLGWMPLALMYGYSPDPRYDLREKDQIYAPYVDLSFLAIFTVSGQILIILPLLVLHIWKEKVCKYLESIYLFVLALMSIVSGGLVINAFGKDKHSLFVRKEEKDAFFAFGF, encoded by the exons ATGAATTTCTTCGCTTTGTCGAAAATAAGAGTGTTATTCAAGCTCATAGAGAtt GTTTTAGCGATTGTAAATATAGGTGTCATAAGAGATCATTTTGTCCTTGGCTGGATGCCGCTTGCCTTGATGTATGGATATTCTCCTGATCCTAGATATGACCTCAGAGAAAAGGATCAGATATACGCCCCCTATGTGGATCTAAGTTTCTTAGCAATTTTCACTGTTAGTGGTcaaattcttattattttaccTCTGCTTGTGCTACACATTTGGAAAGAAAAAGTATGCAAGTATCTT GAAAGTATATACTTGTTCGTCCTTGCTTTAATGTCAATAGTATCTGGAGGATTAGTTATCAATGCATTTGGTAAGGACAAGCACTCATTGTTTGtaaggaaagaagaaaaagatgcaTTTTTTGCTTTTGGG tTTTGA
- the LOC136040070 gene encoding MAP3K12-binding inhibitory protein 1-like produces the protein MGDEEPSDQQINASHDTIWKRINTLIEVKRKEADIANVYEFCGEAQSTACARTSAVLYKRKDGISHLRRSRVENPYGPQTDPSLTYETNWALQERLGAVEEHLNMKPVAKDIYQRLQNVENKLLLLESVTPEYGHNLSKKIMSENVAEAKNNDTLERIIELKRRLVTKK, from the coding sequence ATGGGTGATGAGGAGCCAAGTGATCAGCAGATCAATGCTAGTCATGATACCATTTGGAAGCGAATCAACACACTTATAGaagtgaaaagaaaagaagcagATATCGCGAACGTTTATGAATTTTGTGGAGAAGCTCAATCCACAGCCTGTGCCCGAACGTCTGCTGTTCTTTACAAAAGGAAAGATGGAATATCACATCTTCGGAGGTCTCGGGTTGAGAACCCGTACGGACCACAAACTGATCCGTCTCTTACCTATGAAACTAATTGGGCCCTTCAGGAAAGACTAGGTGCAGTCGAAGAACACTTGAATATGAAACCTGTTGCAAAAGATATCTATCAAAGActtcaaaatgttgaaaataaactgtTACTTTTGGAATCAGTAACTCCCGAGTATGGACATAATTTGAGCAAAAAAATTATGAGTGAGAATGTTGCTGAAGCTAAGAATAATGATACTTTAGAAAGAATAATCGAGCTTAAAAGAAGACTAGTGACAAAAAAATAG